A genomic segment from Rhizoctonia solani chromosome 11, complete sequence encodes:
- a CDS encoding glycoside hydrolase family 61 protein, with amino-acid sequence MISSSAFALLASAALVSAHGIVTEVTIDGKWYTGTKNWNAPENQNSPVRGIPQDTGFVHYANVNSPDIACSSAGYQGRPVTAPIKAGGTMGVRWGGDGGPDGKQWPHPEGPAIVYMASCNGPCKDYDPSNAQFFKIAEEGLDGSKQPNRAGNDHLPAGDGLWAQNRIQYENSYHWFTIPADIKAGEYLVRHELISLHGAHSYAEGAQYYPACIQVKVTGGGNASPPTTPATQLYTTKDGIVDIYQPYSKGITAQMYKIPGPPVYKSGSAPAPAPPAPVTTPPAQPTTTAPPAPAPTSYGNNNGGNNNGGNNNNGGNYNNGGSGSTTTPKPAASTGKCKPKKRSMSKRVEDETRELYDRALVHSKAARAHAKKHTSH; translated from the exons ATGATTTCCTCGTCTGCGTTCGCTCTTTTAGCTTCGGCTGCTCTGGTCTCAGCACATGGCATTGTTACTGAGGTGACGATCGATGGAAAATGGTACACCGGAACAAAG AACTGGAATGCGCCTGAAAACCAGAATTCCCCCGTTCGTGGAATTCCTCAAGATACTGGATTTGTCCATTATGCAAATGTCAATAGTCC TGACATTGCATGCTCGTCCGCCGGCTACCAAGGTCGTCCTGTGACTGCGCCTATCAAAGCTGGAGGAACGATGGGCGTGCGCTGGGGAGGTGACGGTGGACCAGACGGCAAGCAATGGCCCCACCCTGAAGGCCCGGCTATTGTCTACATGGCTTCCTGCAACGGTCCGTGCAAGGATTACGATCCTTCCAATGCCCAGTTCTTTAAGATTGCCGAGGAGGGTCTTGACGGATCCAAGCAGCCCAACCGCGCTGGGAATGACCATCTTCCTGCTGGTGACGGTTTGTGGGCCCAAAATCGTATCCAGTATGAGAACAGCTACCACTGGTTTACCATTCCCGCTGATATCAAGGCCGGCGAATACCTTGTTCGTCACGAGCTAATCTCCCTTCACGGCGCTCACTCGTATGCCGAGGGTGCTCAATAC TATCCCGCTTGTATTCAGGTCAAGGTCACCGGTGGAGGGAACGCATCACCCCCAACCACACCGGCAACTCAACTCTATACTACCAAGGACGGTATCGTAGATATCTACCAACCTTACAGCAAAGGTATCACCGCCCAAATGTACAAGATTCCTGGTCCCCCTGTT TACAAGTCTGGCTCGGCCCCTGCTCCCGCCCCACCTGCCCCTGTCACTACGCCGCCAGCTCAGCCTACTACAACTGctcctcctgctcccgcCCCGACCTCGTACGGCAACAACAATGGGGGAAACAACAACGGTGGAAACAACAACAATGGTGGAAACTACAACAACGGCGGGAGCGGAAGCACGACTACGCCCAAGCCTGCTGCTTCCACTGGCAAGTGCAAGCCCAAGAAGCGCTCCATGAGCAAGCGCGTCGAGGATGAGACTCGCGAGCTGTACGACCGTGCGCTCGTTCACTCAAAGGCCGCTCGTGCCCATGCCAAGAAGCATACTTCCCACTAA
- a CDS encoding F-box-like protein, whose amino-acid sequence MIEQLRIAGDQLRTAWDNYFRVYSRLEYDYPGKKTSSGYSFPLEIARQLETELAFISSYEPKIQEIKVTIGSTRNYCCGLAPINTLPPEILARIFYLSLPPSCDIHLISSGNAHYSRYPDHLGQVCALWRRVAISTQALWCHIDLSDIRPYSEGLVTRASIHAARAGKLPIELHIFTNDDYSFECNNRYLFLPHISRRVETLELRMAGPFREFHSGLFKLLLQKHPILDKLALSSESSYYNNFLVSNSYDTIDWGRDSWPLIIDCSEDDIENSFSSLSVLHLRGIFPLWNSTAYHGLVDLRLLSTPNWSHIGEAELITILRSSPGLRILHFGLQIDDPIAGDEGVTPLPLKDLQVVHIFVEDHEEMRLHPDSILRLLAPGRELLQLCISGFYTPGTDSVTELEKFIFRSRLSHFYSRYNFPPLSLLLHQAGDIQRIVLKDLGYQNRVELPATWMQIKQFASLPRLTSIDIIDSALLQSDVRLLYECCPSGITLQSSRVVEVDLEADIEFILLSPDELVETFPGISLEENDRIYCDDSTLGWDEWIGIA is encoded by the coding sequence ATGATCGAACAATTGAGAATAGCAGGAGATCAACTCCGCACAGCCTGGGATAACTACTTCCGTGTCTACTCACGCCTGGAATATGACTATCCTGGAAAAAAGACATCTAGTGGCTATAGTTTCCCCCTGGAGATCGCTCGTCAACTCGAAACAGAACTAGCCTTTATTTCCTCTTATGAACCGAAAATACAAGAAATCAAAGTCACCATAGGTAGCACTCGTAATTACTGTTGTGGCCTCGCTCCAATCAACACCCTTCCTCCCGAAATATTAGCTCGTATATTTTATCTGTCATTACCGCCGTCTTGCGACATTCATTTAATTTCCTCCGGTAACGCACATTACTCTCGATACCCAGACCATTTAGGACAGGTGTGCGCCCTCTGGCGTAGAGTCGCCATTTCCACCCAAGCCTTGTGGTGCCATATTGACTTATCAGATATTAGGCCGTACTCTGAAGGACTAGTGACTCGGGCAAGTATACATGCCGCGCGTGCGGGAAAGCTCCCAATCGAGCTTCATATCTTCACAAACGACGATTACAGCTTTGAATGCAATAATCGATACCTATTTCTACCTCATATTTCCCGACGCGTCGAAACCCTGGAGCTTAGGATGGCGGGACCGTTCCGAGAATTTCATAGTGGCCTATTCAAGCTCTTGCTCCAAAAACATCCCATTCTTGACAAACTCGCGCTGAGTTCCGAGAGCTCTTATTATAATAATTTTCTCGTTAGCAACTCATACGACACTATCGATTGGGGAAGGGACTCCTGGCCCCTTATCATAGATTGCTCCGAGGATGACATCGAGAATTCTTTTTCCTCTCTGTCGGTACTGCATCTACGTGGCATCTTTCCATTGTGGAATAGTACAGCATACCACGGACTTGTAGACCTTCGTTTGTTATCGACACCCAACTGGTCCCACATTGGGGAGGCGGAGCTTATAACTATTCTGAGGTCGAGTCCAGGACTACGTATTTTACATTTTGGACTCCAAATAGACGATCCTATTGCAGGTGATGAAGGAGTGACGCCACTACCTCTGAAAGATCTGCAGGTCGTTCACATATTTGTTGAAGACCATGAAGAAATGCGTTTACATCCTGATAGTATTCTTCGACTGCTAGCCCCGGGTCGAGAGCTTCTCCAGCTTTGCATTAGTGGCTTTTACACACCGGGAACCGATTCTGTCACAGAACTAGAGAAGTTCATTTTCCGCTCGAGACTATCACATTTCTACTCTCGATACAACTTCCCGCCACTCAGTCTGTTGCTTCACCAAGCAGGTGACATCCAGCGCATTGTGCTCAAAGACCTGGGCTATCAGAATCGTGTCGAACTTCCCGCTACATGGATGCAGATCAAGCAATTTGCATCACTACCCCGTCTCACATCCATAGATATTATAGATTCGGCTCTACTCCAAAGTGACGTCCGCTTGTTGTACGAGTGCTGCCCTAGTGGTATCACACTGCAGTCCTCCAGGGTCGTCGAAGTCGATTTGGAGGCTGATATCGAGTTTATACTACTTAGTCCGGATGAACTAGTAGAAACCTTTCCAGGAATTAGTCTAGAAGAAAACGATCGTATTTATTGCGACGATTCTACTCTAGGTTGGGATGAAtggattgggattgcctaG
- a CDS encoding F-box-like domain-containing protein produces the protein MVRLKNGRFASGVGRHGRSSPSTPKIDPSTICNFELSQSAPMRIQSLDFNYTLQRGLHTYHMSALQYFLSKCTPNILTHFSMTSWVPTHASFIEPADHPQTFNSVLLDIPSQLFESVWLGTTHLMLNGLCPHWGSKAYHGLVELRIGRSVPVMTEAQFANILRYSPGLRVLHITSVVEDLLPLDDPVVPVQLEDLEDLKLRNFQGKDLGTSDEMLRWIAPGLKPLQVNFDQYAPKEAISFCARSNIARLFFTISTEEIVAPMVHRCSWLEILALSAGLYPVRDLCSILHPIDGRHPTGLVSTTKVDTLYLANFTVIPLSDLEDAVAEYSVRRLIIRNSRIEYKAEEGLKEAGDPSEIRTLLSTLKCSIVEYLEERCWLDQAGW, from the coding sequence ATGGTCCGACTAAAAAATGGTCGCTTTGCATCAGGTGTAGGCCGGCACGGTCGGTCATCACCAAGTACTCCAAAGATTGATCCAAGTACAATATGCAACTTCGAGCTCAGCCAATCCGCACCCATGCGTATCCAAAGTTTGGACTTCAACTATACGCTTCAGAGAGGGTTACACACCTATCATATGTCTGCGCTGCAATACTTCTTGTCCAAGTGTACACCGAACATTCTTACCCACTTTTCGATGACAAGCTGGGTCCCTACCCATGCATCTTTCATTGAGCCGGCAGACCATCCCCAGACCTTCAATAGCGTACTACTCGACATACCCAGTCAACTCTTTGAAAGTGTTTGGCTTGGTACTACACATCTTATGCTAAATGGCCTATGCCCCCATTGGGGAAGCAAGGCATATCATGGTCTTGTTGAACTTCGAATAGGGAGATCGGTCCCTGTTATGACCGAGGCTCAATTCGCCAACATTTTAAGATACAGTCCAGGCCTGCGAGTTCTTCATATCACGAGCGTAGTAGAAGACTTATTACCACTCGACGACCCCGTTGTTCCTGTGCAACTTGAAGATCTGGAAGACTTGAAACTCAGAAACTTTCAAGGGAAGGATCTCGGTACATCCGATGAAATGCTACGTTGGATAGCCCCCGGCCTAAAACCTCTTCAGGTCAATTTTGACCAGTATGCGCCCAAAGAAGCTATCTCGTTCTGCGCACGTTCGAATATAGCCCGATTGTTTTTCACTATATCCACAGAGGAAATAGTGGCGCCCATGGTTCACCGATGCTCATGGCTCGAAATACTGGCCCTGAGTGCTGGTCTCTATCCAGTCAGAGACTTGTGCTCGATTCTCCACCCCATTGACGGGCGTCACCCGACTGGTCTCGTATCAACAACCAAAGTCGACACACTTTATTTGGCCAATTTTACGGTCATTCCGCTCAGCGACCTTGAAGACGCAGTCGCGGAGTACTCGGTTCGACGGCTTATTATTCGTAACTCACGAATAGAATATAAGGCGGAAGAAGGGCTAAAAGAAGCTGGCGACCCATCAGAAATCAGGACCTTGTTATCGACTCTGAAATGCTCCATAGTGGAATATCTTGAGGAACGGTGTTGGCTCGATCAGGCGGGGTGGTAA